One genomic window of Comamonas serinivorans includes the following:
- the fabA gene encoding 3-hydroxyacyl-[acyl-carrier-protein] dehydratase FabA: MRESFSYEQLIASGEGRLFTPDSGRLPLPPMLMFDRITHIDDDGGAHGLGKIRAELDVKPDLWFFQCHFQGDPVMPGCLGLDAMWQLIGFYLTWLRLPGRGRALGAGEVKFTGEVGPDVKLVTYEIDIKRVIKRKLVMAIGDARLLADGQEIYVASDLRVGLFQRDAKASGG, translated from the coding sequence ATGCGTGAGTCTTTTTCGTATGAACAGCTGATTGCCTCGGGAGAGGGTCGCCTGTTCACACCCGACAGTGGCCGCCTGCCGCTGCCGCCCATGCTGATGTTTGATCGCATCACGCACATCGATGACGATGGCGGCGCCCATGGGCTGGGAAAGATCCGCGCCGAGCTCGACGTGAAACCCGATTTGTGGTTCTTCCAGTGCCACTTCCAGGGCGATCCCGTCATGCCCGGGTGCCTGGGCCTGGACGCCATGTGGCAGTTGATCGGCTTTTACCTGACCTGGCTGCGCCTGCCGGGCCGTGGCCGCGCCCTCGGTGCAGGCGAGGTCAAATTCACCGGCGAAGTGGGACCTGACGTGAAACTCGTGACCTACGAAATCGACATCAAACGCGTGATCAAACGCAAACTGGTCATGGCCATTGGCGACGCGCGCCTGCTGGCCGATGGCCAGGAAATCTACGTGGCATCGGACCTGCGCGTGGGCCTGTTCCAGCGCGATGCCAAGGCAAGTGGAGGCTGA